A region from the Triticum aestivum cultivar Chinese Spring chromosome 3D, IWGSC CS RefSeq v2.1, whole genome shotgun sequence genome encodes:
- the LOC100682421 gene encoding probable peroxygenase 4, with product MHFRAVHSRSSLQATMAGHRQSLAAASLKLPALLLLLIFSLNWGHAVAHFDPANMTELQKHVSFFDRNKDGFITPVETIQGFVAIGCEYAFATAASASIHGALAPQTTPAGTPLPHLTIYVENIHKAMHGSDSGVYDPKGRFLPQKFEELFKTYAILRPDALTLAEMHAMLFAKRDLDPISWAPPEIEWGLLFTLASDWLGFLHKDSVRGIYDGSVFTKLEKKWHPSQSDI from the exons ATGCATTTCAGAGCCGTACACTCACGATCATCGTTGCAGGCGACGATGGCCGGTCATCGACAATCGCTGGCAGCGGCTTCTCTGAAGCTCCCAGCTCTTCTGCTTCTGTTGATCTTCAGCTTGAACT GGGGGCATGCCGTCGCGCACTTCGATCCTGCAAACATGACGGAACTGCAGAAACATGTCTCCTTTTTCGACCGCAACAAGGATGGCTTCATCACTCCTGTGGAAACCATCCAAG GGTTTGTTGCAATCGGTTGCGAGTATGCATTTGCTACTGCTGCCTCAGCCTCCATTCATGGTGCCCTTGCTCCTCAAACAACCCCG GCTGGTACACCACTGCCTCACTTGACAATATACGTGGAGAATATCCACAAAGCTATGCATGGAAGTGATTCGGGTGTATACGATCCTAAAGGAAG GTTTCTTCCCCAAAAGTTTGAGGAATTATTCAAAACATATGCAATACTCCGACCAGATGCGTTGACACTTGCAGAGATGCATGCGATGCTCTTTGCTAAACGAGATCTAGACCCGATATCATG GGCGCCACCCGAGATAGAGTGGGGGCTATTATTCACGCTTGCAAGCGATTGGCTTGGATTTCTTCACAAGGACAGTGTTAGAGGTATATACGATGGAAGCGTGTTTACCAAGTTGGAGAAGAAATGGCACCCTTCTCAAAGTGATATATGA
- the LOC123074721 gene encoding heat stress transcription factor C-1b, whose amino-acid sequence MGSECKGHQPQDDGGVAPFVAKTFHMVSDPATDAVVCWGGASNTFLVLDPAAFSDFLLPSYFKHRNFASFVRQLNTYGFRKVDPDVWEFAHESFLRGQAKLLPLIVRKKKRAGAGAAGRELCEEEEEVRGTIQAVQRLRDERRGMEEELQAMDRRLRAAENRPGQMMAFLGKLADDPGVVLRAMVAKKEELAAAGAGGKYSSPDKRRRIGADAGRGADAADQAAQSRAVPFPLSNLGQVFY is encoded by the exons ATGGGAAGCGAGTGCAAGGGCCACCAGCCGCAGGACGACGGCGGCGTGGCGCCGTTCGTGGCCAAGACGTTCCACATGGTGAGCGACCCGGCCACGGACGCCGTCGTGTGCTGGGGCGGCGCCAGCAACACGTTCCTCGTCCTCGACCCCGCCGCCTTCTCCGACTTCCTCCTCCCCTCCTACTTCAAGCACCGCAACTTCGCCAGCTTCGTCCGCCAGCTCAACACCTAC GGTTTTCGCAAGGTTGACCCGGACGTGTGGGAGTTCGCGCACGAGTCGTTCCTGCGCGGCCAGGCGAAGCTGCTGCCGCTGATCGTGCGCAAGAAGAAGAGAGCCGGcgccggcgcggcggggagggagctgtgcgaggaggaagaggaggtgcgGGGAACGATCCAGGCGGTGCAGAGGCTGCGGGACGAGCGGAGGGGCATGGAGGAGGAGCTGCAGGCCATGGACCGCAGGCTCCGCGCGGCGGAGAACCGGCCGGGCCAGATGatggccttcctcggcaagctcGCGGACGACCCGGGCGTGGTGCTACGCGCCATGGTCGCCAAGAAGGAGGAGCTGGCTGCGGCCGGCGCCGGTGGCAAGTATTCAAGCCCGGATAAGAGGAGGCGGATCGGGGCCGACGCCGGACGCGGAGCTGACGCTGCGGATCAGGCGGCCCAGAGCAGGGCCGTGCCGTTCCCCTTATCTAATCTGGGACAGGTGTTCTACTGA